One Victivallis lenta DNA segment encodes these proteins:
- a CDS encoding nicotinamide-nucleotide amidohydrolase family protein, which translates to MSIAVISTGTELLKGTVLNTNLAFLGRELGTLGLSIRLALIAGDREQELYTACAEALGAADTLIISGGLGPTRDDITLDATARFFGLELEPHPELVEKVTAFWHERHRGRVPGQVLRQARAPRGAAILPNPNGSASGFRIDTVYDSRPRRIYLLPGPPREFEPMAHASLLPELARSMESEGHEYTLGFLAAGEPEFQLQVRFEKALEGFPVELAYCATPAGTRVFVSGSDSGQVRNAAELARSLSGPWALPFGELELPAAVLAELGRTRRTLVTAESCTGGMISAALTAVPGASNAYLGGAVVYSNRLKHRLLGVPQEILDRFGAVSAECAGAMVDGAAERLGGDCAIAVTGIAGPAGDDTDKPVGLVYIGVRAGEKRSVEEFHFRGDRNAVRERSCGSALLMLYRLLKEDEVDSAAGAGR; encoded by the coding sequence ATGAGCATCGCAGTTATTTCAACCGGAACCGAACTCCTGAAAGGGACCGTTCTCAATACCAACCTCGCGTTTCTCGGGCGCGAACTCGGCACGCTCGGGCTTTCCATCCGCCTCGCCCTGATCGCCGGCGACCGGGAGCAGGAGCTCTACACCGCCTGCGCCGAAGCGCTCGGCGCCGCCGACACGCTGATCATCAGCGGCGGGCTCGGGCCGACCCGCGACGACATCACGCTCGATGCGACGGCCCGCTTCTTCGGACTTGAACTGGAGCCGCATCCGGAGCTGGTCGAAAAGGTCACCGCCTTCTGGCATGAGCGGCACCGGGGCCGGGTTCCCGGACAGGTGCTGCGGCAGGCGCGCGCTCCGCGCGGAGCCGCGATCCTGCCGAACCCGAACGGTTCCGCGTCGGGGTTCCGGATCGACACGGTTTACGACAGCCGCCCGCGGCGGATCTACCTGCTGCCGGGGCCGCCGCGCGAATTCGAGCCGATGGCGCATGCGTCTCTGCTGCCCGAGCTCGCCCGGAGCATGGAGTCGGAGGGGCATGAATACACGCTCGGCTTCCTGGCTGCGGGGGAACCGGAGTTTCAGCTTCAGGTGCGGTTTGAAAAAGCGCTCGAAGGGTTCCCGGTCGAACTCGCCTACTGTGCGACGCCGGCCGGAACGCGGGTTTTTGTTTCGGGGTCCGACTCCGGACAGGTCCGGAACGCGGCGGAACTCGCCCGTTCGCTCTCCGGCCCCTGGGCGCTTCCGTTCGGCGAGCTTGAACTGCCGGCGGCGGTTCTCGCCGAACTCGGCCGGACGCGCCGGACGCTTGTGACCGCGGAATCGTGTACCGGCGGCATGATCTCGGCGGCGCTGACCGCCGTGCCGGGGGCGTCGAACGCCTACCTCGGCGGCGCGGTCGTTTACAGCAACCGTCTCAAGCATCGGCTGCTCGGCGTGCCGCAGGAAATTCTCGACCGCTTCGGCGCCGTGAGTGCCGAATGCGCCGGAGCGATGGTTGACGGCGCGGCGGAACGGCTCGGGGGGGATTGCGCGATCGCGGTAACCGGCATCGCCGGTCCGGCCGGGGACGATACGGATAAACCGGTCGGACTCGTCTACATCGGGGTCCGGGCGGGAGAGAAGCGCTCCGTTGAAGAGTTCCATTTCCGGGGAGACCGTAACGCGGTCCGGGAGCGCAGCTGCGGTAGCGCGCTGCTAATGCTCTACCGGCTTCTCAAGGAAGATGAGGTCGATTCCGCAGCCGGAGCGGGACGGTAG
- a CDS encoding glycerate kinase — protein MKWLIAPDSFKNCLRSPQVAAQLAAGIRDISPDDEIIELPLADGGEGTAEAAARAAGGTLESVPVTGPLGNPVEARFARLPAGTVVVEMAEAAGLERLPDGKNDPLRATTYGVGELFLKLLKNGTRDFVIGIGGSATVDGGLGFVQALGAVCRDAQGRIIPPGAGGGALSEVAALDCSALPPELVQARIRIGSDVTNPLTGPRGAARVFGPQKGAGPGQVETLEAGLRRWAELWRDAGDVPGDGAAGGLGFLLRRLGATTESGAELLLGLAGFDRKLAGTGWVVTGEGRTDRQSLDGKLCSVVAARAARAGVGTILCSGALEPGLDSKLFAAMFSIGSGPVSLAEAFAQTPENLRRMGRNLANLARKSSL, from the coding sequence ATGAAATGGCTTATCGCACCGGATTCCTTCAAGAACTGCCTGCGCTCGCCGCAGGTCGCCGCGCAGCTCGCTGCGGGAATCCGCGACATCTCCCCGGACGATGAAATCATCGAACTCCCGCTGGCCGACGGCGGCGAAGGAACCGCCGAAGCCGCGGCGCGCGCTGCGGGCGGCACGCTCGAAAGCGTTCCGGTAACCGGTCCGCTCGGCAATCCGGTCGAAGCGCGCTTCGCGCGGCTGCCCGCCGGAACCGTGGTGGTTGAAATGGCCGAAGCCGCGGGGCTCGAACGGCTGCCGGACGGAAAAAACGATCCGCTCCGGGCCACGACCTACGGCGTCGGCGAGTTGTTCCTCAAGCTGCTGAAAAACGGAACGCGCGATTTCGTCATCGGCATCGGCGGCAGCGCGACGGTGGACGGCGGACTCGGCTTCGTCCAGGCGCTCGGGGCCGTCTGCCGCGACGCGCAGGGGCGGATCATTCCGCCCGGAGCGGGCGGCGGCGCGCTCTCGGAGGTCGCCGCGCTCGATTGCTCCGCGCTGCCGCCGGAACTTGTGCAGGCGCGAATCCGCATCGGTTCGGATGTGACCAACCCGCTGACCGGTCCGCGCGGAGCGGCGCGGGTCTTCGGTCCGCAGAAGGGGGCCGGACCCGGGCAGGTCGAAACGCTTGAGGCCGGACTCCGCCGCTGGGCGGAGCTCTGGCGGGACGCGGGTGACGTTCCGGGCGACGGCGCTGCGGGCGGGCTCGGGTTTCTGCTGCGCCGGCTCGGCGCGACGACCGAATCGGGTGCGGAACTCCTGCTCGGCCTGGCCGGTTTCGACCGGAAGCTCGCCGGAACCGGCTGGGTCGTGACCGGCGAAGGCAGGACCGACCGCCAGAGCCTCGACGGCAAGCTCTGCTCCGTTGTCGCGGCGCGCGCTGCGCGGGCCGGGGTCGGAACCATCCTCTGCTCCGGCGCGCTGGAGCCGGGGCTCGACAGCAAACTTTTCGCTGCGATGTTCAGCATCGGCAGCGGTCCCGTTTCTCTGGCGGAAGCGTTCGCGCAGACGCCGGAGAATTTGCGCCGCATGGGGCGCAATCTCGCCAATCTTGCAAGGAAATCATCATTATGA
- a CDS encoding pilus assembly protein TadG-related protein, with protein sequence MKNRRNKRESGQVLLTGLVMMLIILLAILLLFDVHSVIRAKYKVETANQAAALAAAEWQKESLNLLGEINLIKACETLLESEDHWPAASPDPSLTPEEARAKLLRERIGLLTEMQVRVSFLGPLVGFAAAQQAAKQNGLTPVMNADNTLPLEDYVQLLQENWRYLQVSDVRNFKWRIPYLNMVSDIVSQGIVVYPNARVANNPIVEPGGLAKDALYQEIMRHRAEIAAADPPEQSDWHGVIYPFVRKMSDADYEGKWWNIDYSMSEFPHESEIFTLGVEYDSSDYDENTRATIQTLLGNRNAYSVTDLPPVQFCVYDKFWYPDYYRNNYTDYDDNHYSWWFEAGVLRQPVKPQYIYEGPAAYAESAANINLVSRYAVTGDRRSADVGRRFVRRRDPEGGGYSRRIGTRRASSANANLVETDYRPGAIAKVLGELGQGAPPITLPVILPVFDNTTLTPTYMPMPYGFGVLRVTNSPLDRFLNWLSREESLFAYGTSPPLGTSGYLEALQILTDGPGFRCYGWNPSWNASAFDSRYRSDAARLFTDRSYVYSRSNTGGAGWLQEAQEFTLTNSAEAGIQEVEDYVNGGTARRFFSSSNSRVYIVVDSKGHIVTNDEIDPTVHYFTGGGSGGSGPGFNGTQDRPDTQPGPPRI encoded by the coding sequence ATGAAAAACAGACGGAACAAGCGTGAGTCCGGCCAGGTTCTGCTGACCGGACTGGTCATGATGCTGATCATTCTCCTCGCGATCCTGCTGCTCTTCGACGTCCACAGCGTCATTCGCGCCAAGTACAAGGTCGAGACCGCGAACCAGGCTGCGGCGCTCGCCGCGGCCGAGTGGCAGAAGGAGTCGCTGAATTTACTCGGCGAAATCAACCTCATCAAGGCGTGCGAAACGCTGCTGGAGTCGGAGGATCACTGGCCGGCCGCATCGCCGGACCCGTCCCTGACGCCGGAAGAGGCGCGCGCGAAGCTCCTGCGGGAGCGGATCGGGCTCCTGACCGAAATGCAGGTCCGCGTTTCGTTCCTCGGTCCGCTGGTCGGCTTCGCTGCCGCGCAGCAGGCGGCCAAGCAGAACGGATTGACGCCGGTCATGAATGCGGACAATACGCTCCCGCTCGAGGATTACGTTCAATTGCTGCAGGAAAACTGGCGGTATCTGCAGGTTTCCGACGTGCGGAACTTCAAATGGCGGATTCCGTATCTGAACATGGTTTCGGACATCGTCAGCCAGGGAATCGTCGTCTATCCGAATGCGCGTGTGGCCAACAATCCGATCGTGGAGCCGGGGGGGCTGGCCAAAGACGCGCTCTATCAGGAGATCATGCGCCACCGTGCCGAGATCGCCGCGGCGGATCCGCCGGAGCAGAGCGACTGGCATGGAGTCATCTATCCGTTCGTCCGGAAGATGAGCGATGCCGACTACGAGGGGAAATGGTGGAACATCGATTACAGCATGTCGGAGTTTCCGCACGAGAGCGAGATTTTCACGCTCGGCGTCGAATACGACTCTTCGGACTACGACGAAAACACCCGCGCGACCATCCAGACCCTGCTCGGAAACCGGAACGCATACAGCGTCACCGATCTGCCGCCGGTGCAGTTCTGCGTTTACGACAAATTCTGGTATCCGGACTACTACCGGAACAACTACACCGATTACGACGACAACCATTACAGCTGGTGGTTCGAAGCGGGCGTCCTGCGGCAGCCGGTCAAGCCGCAATACATCTACGAAGGGCCGGCCGCGTATGCGGAGAGCGCCGCGAACATCAACCTGGTCAGCCGCTATGCCGTGACCGGAGACCGGCGTTCGGCCGATGTCGGCAGGCGCTTTGTCCGCCGGCGGGACCCGGAGGGCGGCGGCTACAGCCGGAGAATCGGCACGCGCCGGGCGAGTTCGGCCAATGCGAATCTGGTCGAAACCGATTACCGCCCCGGCGCGATCGCCAAAGTGCTCGGCGAACTCGGGCAGGGGGCGCCTCCGATTACGCTGCCGGTCATCCTGCCGGTGTTCGACAACACGACGCTGACGCCGACTTACATGCCGATGCCGTACGGTTTCGGCGTCCTGCGGGTCACGAATTCGCCGCTGGACCGTTTTCTGAACTGGCTCTCGCGGGAGGAGTCGCTGTTCGCGTACGGCACCTCGCCGCCGCTCGGAACCTCCGGCTACCTCGAAGCGCTTCAGATCCTGACCGACGGGCCGGGGTTCCGCTGTTACGGCTGGAATCCGTCGTGGAACGCGAGCGCCTTCGACAGCCGTTACCGATCCGATGCCGCGCGGCTGTTCACAGACCGCAGCTACGTCTACTCCCGGTCGAACACCGGCGGCGCGGGGTGGCTGCAGGAGGCGCAGGAATTTACGCTGACCAACTCCGCCGAGGCCGGCATTCAGGAGGTGGAGGATTACGTGAACGGCGGGACGGCCAGGCGTTTCTTCAGCAGCAGCAACAGCCGCGTTTACATCGTGGTGGATTCGAAGGGGCATATCGTCACCAACGATGAAATCGATCCAACCGTGCACTACTTCACCGGCGGCGGGAGCGGCGGGAGCGGCCCCGGCTTCAACGGCACCCAGGACCGGCCGGATACGCAGCCCGGACCGCCGAGGATATGA
- a CDS encoding AMP-binding protein, translated as MNKSKKNPYEIPPFPDSFPVEAPDYFNFGYDVIDRWAEKDRNKLAMIWRNQHGEEKHFTFHDLSRLSNQAANLLIKHGISKGDRVFLMLPRLPEWWIFSIALIKLGAIQCPSPTLLTPHDLEFRVKFGKFKMVITDTENAYKFDEIYDECPSLASRLLVDGERPNWISYRAEISGPNAKLSRREVKSPIKIHTKSDMPMLLIFTSGTSKYPKMVLHTHAYPLGHRVTAELWHGLSANDLHMTVSDTGWGKNLWGNYFGQWIIGCCVFIYDIRGKFHADELLPILEHYEITSFCAPPTVYRMLTLSDLSRFDFSELRHCTTAGEPMQTETIRLWKESTGLTIREAYGQTETVCMIGTFLGMGVKPGSMGIPAPGWDVELHDEDGNPVKKGDDGRIALCLETHRPVGLTEQYLDNPEENAASFVGDYYYTGDRAYCDEDGYFWFVGRTDDIIKSSGYRISPSEVEDVIAKHPAVYEVAVVGAPDPLRGARVKAYIVLRPDFEATESLVRELQQFVKRETAPYKYPREIEFVSNMPKTFSGKIKRDTLRRHAQTGEQWGE; from the coding sequence ATGAATAAATCGAAAAAAAATCCTTACGAGATCCCTCCTTTTCCCGACTCCTTTCCGGTCGAGGCGCCGGATTATTTCAATTTCGGCTACGACGTCATCGACCGCTGGGCGGAAAAGGACCGCAACAAGCTCGCCATGATCTGGCGCAACCAGCACGGCGAGGAGAAACACTTCACGTTTCACGACCTGTCGCGGCTCTCGAACCAGGCGGCGAATCTGCTGATCAAGCACGGCATTTCGAAGGGGGACCGGGTTTTTCTCATGCTCCCCCGGCTGCCGGAGTGGTGGATTTTTTCGATCGCGCTCATCAAGCTCGGCGCGATTCAATGCCCGTCGCCGACGCTCCTGACGCCGCACGACCTTGAATTCCGGGTCAAGTTCGGAAAATTCAAAATGGTCATCACCGATACCGAAAACGCCTACAAGTTCGACGAAATTTACGACGAATGCCCGTCGCTGGCCTCCCGGCTGCTCGTCGACGGCGAACGGCCGAACTGGATCAGCTACCGGGCCGAAATCTCCGGGCCGAATGCGAAGCTTTCGCGCCGCGAGGTCAAAAGCCCGATCAAGATCCATACCAAGTCCGATATGCCGATGCTGCTGATCTTCACCAGCGGCACGAGCAAATACCCGAAGATGGTGCTGCACACCCACGCCTACCCGCTCGGGCATCGGGTCACCGCCGAACTCTGGCATGGGCTTTCGGCCAATGACCTGCATATGACCGTCTCCGACACGGGATGGGGCAAGAACCTGTGGGGGAACTATTTCGGACAGTGGATCATCGGCTGCTGCGTCTTCATCTACGACATTCGCGGGAAGTTCCACGCCGACGAACTTCTGCCGATCCTCGAGCATTACGAGATCACGAGCTTCTGCGCGCCGCCGACGGTCTACCGCATGCTGACGCTCTCGGACCTCTCGCGCTTCGACTTCTCCGAACTGCGCCACTGCACGACGGCGGGAGAACCGATGCAGACCGAAACCATCCGGCTCTGGAAGGAGAGCACGGGGCTCACCATCCGCGAGGCCTACGGCCAGACCGAAACGGTCTGCATGATCGGCACTTTCCTCGGCATGGGAGTCAAGCCCGGTTCGATGGGCATCCCCGCGCCGGGCTGGGACGTCGAGCTGCACGACGAAGACGGCAACCCGGTCAAGAAGGGAGACGACGGCCGGATCGCGCTCTGCCTTGAAACCCATCGTCCGGTCGGCCTCACGGAGCAGTATCTCGACAATCCCGAGGAAAACGCGGCTTCGTTCGTCGGGGATTATTATTACACCGGAGACCGCGCCTACTGCGACGAGGACGGTTATTTCTGGTTCGTCGGGCGGACCGATGACATCATCAAGAGTTCCGGCTACCGGATCAGTCCTTCCGAAGTCGAGGACGTCATCGCCAAGCATCCGGCCGTCTACGAGGTTGCCGTGGTCGGGGCGCCGGACCCGCTGCGCGGCGCCCGGGTCAAGGCGTATATCGTGCTGCGTCCGGATTTCGAAGCGACCGAGAGCCTCGTGCGCGAACTGCAGCAGTTCGTGAAACGTGAAACCGCGCCGTACAAATATCCGCGCGAAATCGAATTCGTTTCGAATATGCCCAAGACGTTTTCCGGCAAAATCAAACGGGACACGCTCCGCCGCCACGCCCAGACGGGAGAACAGTGGGGGGAGTGA
- a CDS encoding diaminopimelate dehydrogenase — translation MKKIRVMIVGYGNVGRGVRLSLGKNPDMELVGIVSRSPERVGKELPDVPVMAISDVEGWKKAFRPDVAILCGGSKNDLPQQGPEFAKYVNTVDSFDNHSRIPEYFADIDAAAKASGHVSVISTGWDPGIFSLERVLGGAFIPGARAYGFYGLGEKGGLSMGHSDALRTIPGVKDARQFTHAIPEAIERVRRGENPAFEPGDMHTRECFVVLEEGADREAVTKTILSMPGYFAPYKTTVNFVSQQELDEKYKGFPHDGLAIAVGETGDRHAARVEYRCIWGSNPEATANVLVAHARAAARLAGENRSGAFTILDIPPAYFTTLSREELLEHWM, via the coding sequence ATGAAAAAAATTCGCGTTATGATCGTCGGCTACGGCAACGTCGGCCGCGGAGTGCGTCTGTCGCTTGGGAAGAACCCGGATATGGAGCTCGTCGGCATCGTCAGCCGTTCGCCCGAGCGGGTCGGAAAAGAGCTGCCGGATGTTCCGGTCATGGCGATTTCGGATGTGGAGGGCTGGAAAAAGGCGTTCCGTCCCGATGTCGCGATTCTCTGCGGCGGCTCGAAAAACGACCTGCCGCAGCAGGGGCCCGAATTTGCGAAATATGTGAATACGGTCGACAGCTTCGACAATCACAGCCGGATTCCGGAATATTTTGCGGATATCGACGCGGCGGCAAAGGCGTCCGGGCACGTATCGGTCATTTCAACCGGCTGGGACCCCGGTATTTTTTCGCTTGAGCGCGTGCTCGGCGGCGCTTTCATTCCGGGAGCGAGGGCCTACGGCTTTTACGGCCTCGGCGAAAAGGGCGGGCTCAGCATGGGCCATTCCGACGCGCTGCGGACGATTCCGGGCGTGAAGGACGCGCGCCAGTTCACGCACGCGATCCCCGAAGCGATCGAGCGGGTCCGCCGCGGCGAAAACCCGGCCTTCGAGCCCGGCGACATGCATACGCGCGAATGTTTCGTCGTCCTCGAGGAAGGCGCCGACCGGGAGGCGGTCACGAAGACGATCCTTTCGATGCCCGGATACTTCGCGCCGTACAAGACCACGGTCAACTTCGTAAGCCAGCAGGAGCTCGACGAAAAGTACAAGGGGTTTCCGCACGACGGGCTCGCGATCGCGGTCGGCGAAACCGGCGACCGCCATGCCGCCCGGGTCGAATACCGCTGCATCTGGGGCAGCAATCCCGAAGCGACCGCAAACGTCCTGGTCGCCCACGCCCGCGCCGCGGCGCGCCTCGCCGGGGAGAACCGCTCCGGCGCCTTCACGATTCTCGACATTCCGCCGGCCTACTTCACGACGCTGAGCCGCGAGGAGCTCCTGGAGCACTGGATGTAA
- a CDS encoding LysR family transcriptional regulator, which produces MELRVLRYFLGVAREGSITGAAQALHVTQPTLSRQLKDLEDELGQQLFIRGSHSVSLTPEGMLLRKRAEEIMEMVHKTEAEFDSMGDNIAGDIHIGGGETDAMRQIARIIGELHEDYPDIRYHIYSGNAEDVTERLDKGMLDFGILIQPVNIAKYDYVNLPEKDVWGVVMRKDSPLAAQKTVARGDLAGLPLICSRQPLQQNSGYNEVLNWLGDGFDKGNIVATYNLIYNAALMVEEGIGYAISLDKLVSVTGHHNLCFRPFEPRLESGLNIVWKKYQVFSAAAGLFLERIKKKFSEPEG; this is translated from the coding sequence ATGGAACTCAGGGTATTGCGGTATTTTCTCGGCGTGGCCCGCGAAGGCAGCATCACCGGTGCGGCGCAGGCGCTTCACGTCACGCAGCCGACGCTTTCCCGGCAGCTGAAGGATCTCGAAGACGAACTCGGGCAGCAGCTTTTCATTCGCGGCAGCCACAGCGTTTCGCTGACTCCGGAAGGCATGCTGCTGCGCAAACGCGCCGAAGAGATCATGGAGATGGTCCATAAAACCGAAGCCGAATTCGATTCGATGGGCGACAATATCGCCGGAGACATCCACATCGGCGGCGGCGAGACCGACGCGATGCGGCAGATCGCCCGAATCATCGGCGAGCTGCATGAGGATTATCCGGATATCCGCTACCATATCTACAGCGGCAATGCCGAGGATGTGACGGAGCGTCTCGACAAAGGGATGCTGGATTTCGGCATCCTGATTCAGCCGGTCAATATTGCGAAGTACGATTATGTGAATTTGCCGGAGAAGGACGTCTGGGGCGTGGTCATGCGCAAAGATTCGCCGCTCGCCGCCCAAAAGACGGTTGCCCGCGGAGACCTGGCCGGATTGCCGCTGATCTGTTCGAGACAGCCTCTCCAGCAGAATTCCGGATACAACGAAGTCCTGAACTGGCTCGGCGACGGATTCGACAAGGGGAATATCGTGGCGACCTACAATCTGATCTACAACGCCGCGCTGATGGTGGAGGAGGGAATCGGTTACGCGATTTCGCTCGACAAGCTCGTGAGCGTGACCGGGCATCACAACCTCTGCTTCCGCCCGTTCGAGCCCCGGCTGGAATCAGGTTTGAATATCGTCTGGAAAAAATATCAGGTATTCTCCGCCGCCGCCGGGCTTTTTCTGGAAAGAATCAAGAAAAAATTCTCCGAACCGGAAGGCTGA
- a CDS encoding GNAT family N-acetyltransferase translates to MLFRKELGTCANTPRLETERLILRRFSEADVDDLYALLRDPDVNRFLPWFPTETREEAAAFLHERFLDTCSLPSAYRYAVCRKTDDRPIGYVRLAADDSRDFGYGLRKEFWRQGIVTEAARAVVFRLRQDGVPYITATHDVNNPASGEVMKKIGMTYRYSYEELWQPKNIPVVFRMYQLNFSREDGWTYRKYWDRCEHHFIEELPSR, encoded by the coding sequence CTGCTTTTCCGCAAGGAGCTCGGCACGTGTGCCAATACGCCCCGGCTCGAAACGGAGCGGCTGATCCTGCGCCGGTTCTCCGAGGCGGATGTGGACGACCTGTACGCGCTTCTCCGGGACCCGGACGTGAACCGTTTTCTTCCCTGGTTTCCGACGGAGACGCGGGAGGAGGCCGCGGCATTTCTGCACGAGCGCTTTCTCGACACCTGTTCGCTCCCTTCCGCCTATCGTTATGCCGTCTGCCGGAAGACGGACGACCGGCCGATCGGCTATGTCCGGCTTGCTGCGGACGACAGCCGCGACTTCGGCTACGGATTGCGGAAGGAGTTCTGGCGGCAGGGGATTGTGACGGAGGCGGCCCGTGCGGTGGTCTTCCGGCTCCGGCAGGACGGAGTTCCGTACATCACCGCCACGCACGACGTCAACAACCCGGCCAGCGGAGAAGTGATGAAAAAGATCGGCATGACCTACCGTTACAGCTACGAAGAACTCTGGCAGCCGAAGAACATTCCGGTCGTCTTTCGGATGTATCAGCTGAATTTTTCCCGGGAGGACGGCTGGACTTACCGGAAGTATTGGGACCGGTGCGAACACCACTTCATCGAAGAGCTGCCGTCGCGCTGA
- a CDS encoding acetyltransferase: protein MRIIEIEERNAPLLRRLLNIWERSVRATHRFLPEPEIRRIAEYVPAALREVPVLAAAVNGADEPVAFMGIAGNKLEMLFVAPEERGKGVGRLLLRHAVEARGVREVDVNEQNPQARGFYERLGFRVCGRSETDGQGCPYPILHMRLSADSGLTPPEASGTCREGSSES from the coding sequence ATGAGAATCATCGAAATAGAAGAGCGGAACGCTCCCCTGCTCCGCAGGCTGCTGAACATCTGGGAACGGTCGGTCCGGGCCACTCACCGGTTCCTGCCGGAACCCGAAATCCGGCGGATCGCGGAGTATGTCCCCGCCGCCCTCCGTGAAGTTCCGGTTCTGGCGGCGGCCGTAAACGGCGCGGACGAACCCGTCGCTTTTATGGGAATCGCCGGGAACAAGCTGGAAATGCTCTTCGTCGCACCGGAGGAGAGGGGCAAAGGCGTCGGCAGGCTGCTGCTGCGTCACGCCGTCGAAGCCCGCGGCGTCCGCGAAGTCGACGTGAACGAACAGAATCCGCAGGCCCGGGGTTTCTATGAGCGCCTCGGGTTCCGGGTCTGCGGCCGGAGTGAGACGGACGGACAGGGCTGCCCGTACCCGATCCTCCATATGCGGCTGTCCGCCGATTCCGGCCTCACTCCTCCTGAAGCGAGCGGTACTTGCCGCGAAGGCAGTTCAGAATCGTGA
- a CDS encoding ArsR/SmtB family transcription factor, with protein sequence MSETERLPDEFLNAMAEVIKLIGHPLRLRILEYLDLHGECTVNTIVAGISGQQSAVSQHLNKMRMAGIVACRREGRQILYRIGAVNAVTILNCLRGKYRSLQEE encoded by the coding sequence ATGTCGGAAACGGAACGGCTGCCCGATGAATTTCTGAATGCGATGGCGGAGGTGATCAAACTGATCGGCCACCCGCTGAGGCTGCGGATTCTGGAGTATCTCGATCTGCACGGCGAATGCACGGTCAACACGATCGTCGCCGGAATCTCCGGGCAGCAGAGCGCCGTCTCGCAGCATCTGAATAAAATGCGCATGGCGGGCATCGTCGCCTGCCGCCGGGAGGGGCGGCAGATCCTCTACCGGATCGGGGCGGTCAACGCCGTCACGATTCTGAACTGCCTTCGCGGCAAGTACCGCTCGCTTCAGGAGGAGTGA